A region from the Acipenser ruthenus chromosome 56, fAciRut3.2 maternal haplotype, whole genome shotgun sequence genome encodes:
- the LOC117967713 gene encoding kyphoscoliosis peptidase-like — protein MNTSREIKHKESFIDWGRFFLKHDDVSAKVKDTSIEDVVTKVCPPGTLEHQKVKAIFNWVCHNIEYDLEALKNTELRSTDPAEIFKRRKGVCSGYSCLFKEMCRVAGLECVQISGGCGENKIKGKSRHSWNAVRINKEWKLLDPTWAAGYVNSDRTKFFFEYDEKYFLTDPKVFIEDHFPDDSKWTLLPETYQVARGA, from the exons aaagaaagtTTCATCGATTGGGGTCGATTTTTCCTGAAGCATGATGACGTCTCTGCTAAG GTTAAAGATACAAGTATTGAAGACGTGGTCACCAAAGTGTGTCCTCCTGGAACTTTAGAGCATCAGAAGGTCAAAGCAATCTTTAATTGGGTCTGTCACAACATTG AATATGACCTGGAAGCCTTAAAAAATACCGAGCTGAGATCCACGGACCCTGCAGAGATATTTAAGAGACGCAAAGGAGTTTGCTCTGGCTACTCGTGCCTGTTTAAGGAGATGTGCAG AGTTGCCGGTTTGGAGTGTGTTCAGATCAGTGGAGGTTGtggagaaaataaaatcaaagggAAATCCCGGCACAGCTGGAACGCAGTCCGCATTAATAAGGAGTGGAAACTTCTGGACCCCACCTGGGCGGCTGGCTATGTCAACAGCGACCGGACAAAGTTTTTCTTTGA ATATGATGAGAAGTATTTCCTTACCGACCCCAAAGTTTTCATTGAGGATCACTTTCCAGATGACTCAAAGTGGACCCTGCTTCCAGAAACCTACCAAGTGGCCCGAGGAGCTTGA